One [Limnothrix rosea] IAM M-220 genomic region harbors:
- a CDS encoding DUF4126 domain-containing protein: MILGFLAVLSASVAAGMRIALPILVILLLYGEPLLVNLLFLRWLPSQVLISIFTIWALFELLASKQLLGQRVLQVIQLIFAPLAGFVLSLTAAQFVGVEFRPLWLIGLLGGMISFVCKLVLTGWFFRLRGLPLWWSFIEDFLCVWLVLFAFRSPQHGGVIAMILLWLAVRSSTEWKRYYDGGRSPQRPEDVVDGESGREGDTEMG, translated from the coding sequence ATGATTCTTGGCTTTCTCGCAGTTTTATCCGCATCGGTAGCCGCAGGCATGAGAATTGCTTTGCCAATACTCGTTATTTTGCTGCTTTACGGTGAACCCTTGTTGGTTAATTTGCTGTTTTTGCGCTGGCTGCCTTCGCAGGTTTTAATCTCGATTTTTACGATTTGGGCGCTATTTGAACTGTTGGCTTCAAAGCAGCTACTGGGTCAACGGGTTTTACAGGTGATTCAGCTAATTTTCGCACCATTGGCGGGCTTTGTTCTGAGTTTAACGGCAGCTCAATTTGTTGGGGTAGAGTTTCGACCACTATGGCTGATTGGTCTTTTAGGCGGCATGATTTCGTTTGTGTGTAAGCTCGTGCTGACGGGTTGGTTTTTTCGGCTGCGGGGGCTGCCGCTATGGTGGTCGTTTATCGAAGATTTTCTGTGTGTGTGGCTTGTTTTATTTGCCTTTCGATCGCCGCAACATGGCGGGGTGATCGCGATGATTTTATTGTGGCTAGCGGTACGTAGCTCGACGGAATGGAAGCGGTATTATGACGGAGGGCGATCGCCGCAGAGGCCGGAAGATGTGGTAGACGGGGAGAGTGGGCGAGAAGGTGACACGGAGATGGGTTAA
- the glp gene encoding gephyrin-like molybdotransferase Glp, which produces MIPVNEAEAIILKAIAPLTETEIVGLGEGHGRILATEVTGKLDIPHWDNSAMDGYAIRAADVPEQPVKLQVIETIPAGEVPTQTLQAGQAARIFTGAMLPEGADTIVMQENAEREGDMVTILENPTRGKFVRSQGDYYRAGEPLLQAGMRLGAADIAVLAACQCPKFPVFRRPTVAIFSTGDELRSPTDTLQPGQIVDSNRYALTAFVESIGAIAKPLPTVPDDPAKLKETMQAALAQADIVLSTGGVSVGEYDFVEKLLEELGAEILMRKVAIRPGKPLTVAKFPDGKVYFGIPGNPVSALVGCWRFVQPAIKKLSGQKDNWQPHFVWATSPETLKGAGTRDAYLWGNLTMTETGYSFTRPSGGHSSANLINLAQTNALAIVPKGVAEIQTGDRLRVMLINS; this is translated from the coding sequence ATGATTCCGGTAAATGAGGCTGAGGCAATAATTTTAAAGGCGATCGCCCCGCTAACAGAGACAGAAATAGTGGGTCTTGGGGAAGGTCATGGTCGAATTTTAGCGACGGAGGTGACGGGCAAGCTGGATATTCCCCATTGGGATAATTCGGCGATGGATGGCTACGCAATTCGGGCGGCAGATGTGCCAGAGCAACCCGTGAAATTGCAAGTTATTGAAACGATTCCGGCGGGGGAAGTGCCAACGCAGACATTGCAAGCGGGTCAGGCTGCCAGAATTTTTACGGGGGCAATGTTGCCAGAGGGCGCGGATACCATCGTGATGCAGGAAAATGCCGAGCGTGAAGGTGATATGGTCACCATCCTCGAAAATCCGACGCGTGGTAAATTTGTGCGATCGCAGGGGGATTATTACCGAGCGGGGGAGCCGTTACTGCAAGCGGGAATGCGTTTAGGTGCGGCGGACATTGCGGTTTTAGCGGCCTGTCAATGTCCTAAATTTCCGGTGTTTCGTCGTCCAACGGTCGCTATTTTTTCCACTGGAGATGAGCTGCGATCGCCGACGGATACCCTCCAACCGGGACAAATTGTTGATTCAAATCGTTATGCGCTGACAGCTTTTGTGGAATCTATTGGGGCGATCGCCAAGCCTTTGCCGACAGTGCCGGACGATCCAGCAAAACTAAAAGAAACCATGCAAGCCGCGTTAGCCCAAGCTGATATTGTGCTGTCAACGGGCGGTGTTTCAGTGGGGGAATATGATTTTGTCGAAAAATTATTAGAAGAGTTGGGCGCTGAAATCCTGATGCGGAAAGTGGCGATTCGTCCCGGTAAGCCTCTAACCGTTGCAAAATTTCCCGATGGCAAAGTCTATTTTGGCATCCCCGGTAATCCAGTTTCGGCGCTAGTGGGCTGTTGGCGCTTTGTGCAACCCGCCATCAAAAAGCTCTCCGGTCAAAAAGATAACTGGCAACCCCATTTTGTGTGGGCAACCTCCCCAGAAACCCTCAAGGGCGCTGGCACTCGCGATGCCTATCTTTGGGGAAATCTCACCATGACCGAAACAGGCTACAGCTTTACCCGACCCAGCGGTGGTCACAGTTCCGCTAACCTCATTAACCTCGCCCAAACTAACGCCCTTGCCATCGTGCCAAAAGGTGTTGCTGAAATTCAAACAGGCGATCGCCTCCGAGTAATGTTGATTAATTCTTGA
- a CDS encoding CBS domain-containing protein, with amino-acid sequence MLNSANSTFAITLAIEHQFLTATLDETLAIALEKMVRQRNHCDLSAHGAGTFSAPNCLVVVQEDKLCGIFTEQDFVRLIAEGEDLQTITLGEAIQIPTVSICCTPDEDIFAALNLLTHHHLKHLPVVDGEDRPIGIITYDSLRKALPPINLLTRLHCVADVMVHEVVTAAVETSLLDVVKLMVKNRVGCVVISETGGDRPQPIGIVTERDIIQFHSLDLNLKTTTAGEVMSSPLFTLSPETSLWEAHQTMNRQYVRRLVVVNETTGEMQGLLSQTSLFRVLRPNDMYQMIDLLQHMVDQQTAELSSKNQQLQLEIKERKHAEKQLQEAHDHLKTIVKERTQQLHNANAKLREDLAHRERMTAELEQTLKHLQQTQLQLIQTEKMSGLGQLVAGIAHEINNPINFIYGNLQHARGYVEDILGLLSLYERYYPKPPQEIRQQRQVSDVDFVREDIVHLVNSMHKGVDRIRNLLMSLQTFSRLDESQLKRADIHAGIDSTLLLIQNRLQAHHDIPKIQVIRQYETTPSIECYPSQLNQVFFNLLLNAVDAVNEAQRRSPYPSPQEKIAAQPMTNFAKQNYRKPQIKISTNVSPEGDHLIIKIKDNGLGIPKNIQSKLFDPFFTTKPVGQGTGLGLSISYQIIVQNHGGNLSCHSSPNEGTEFVITLPVSHVAIAA; translated from the coding sequence GTGTTGAATTCTGCTAACTCAACCTTTGCCATCACCTTAGCCATCGAGCACCAGTTTCTGACTGCAACCCTAGATGAGACTTTGGCGATCGCCCTCGAAAAGATGGTACGCCAACGCAACCATTGTGACCTCAGTGCCCATGGCGCAGGGACCTTTAGTGCTCCAAACTGTTTGGTAGTAGTGCAGGAAGACAAACTCTGTGGCATTTTTACCGAACAAGACTTTGTCCGACTCATTGCTGAAGGCGAAGATCTCCAGACGATTACCCTCGGAGAAGCCATTCAAATCCCCACGGTTTCTATCTGTTGTACTCCCGATGAAGATATTTTTGCCGCATTAAATTTACTCACCCACCACCATCTCAAGCATTTACCAGTCGTTGATGGGGAAGATCGCCCCATTGGCATTATCACCTACGATAGTCTCCGCAAGGCCTTACCACCGATCAATCTCTTGACTCGCCTCCATTGTGTCGCCGATGTCATGGTTCATGAGGTCGTTACAGCAGCAGTCGAAACGTCATTACTCGATGTTGTGAAGTTGATGGTCAAGAACCGAGTGGGTTGTGTGGTGATCTCTGAAACTGGAGGCGATCGCCCCCAGCCCATAGGCATTGTCACCGAACGAGACATTATCCAATTCCATAGCCTAGATCTAAACCTCAAAACCACAACAGCAGGGGAGGTGATGAGTAGTCCCCTCTTTACCCTTTCCCCCGAAACCTCTTTATGGGAAGCGCACCAAACCATGAACCGACAATATGTGCGCCGCCTCGTTGTCGTTAATGAAACAACTGGTGAAATGCAGGGCTTACTGTCCCAAACCAGCCTATTCCGAGTACTACGACCCAATGATATGTACCAAATGATTGACCTACTACAGCACATGGTCGATCAACAAACGGCAGAATTATCCTCTAAAAATCAACAACTCCAGCTAGAAATTAAAGAACGCAAACACGCAGAGAAACAACTACAAGAAGCCCACGATCACCTAAAAACTATCGTCAAAGAACGCACGCAGCAACTCCATAACGCCAATGCCAAACTGCGGGAAGACCTTGCCCATCGTGAAAGAATGACCGCTGAGTTGGAACAGACACTCAAGCATTTACAACAAACACAGCTGCAACTGATCCAAACCGAAAAAATGTCGGGTCTAGGGCAACTGGTGGCAGGGATTGCCCACGAAATTAATAACCCCATTAACTTTATCTATGGCAATCTGCAACACGCGCGGGGATATGTGGAAGACATTCTGGGTTTGTTATCCCTCTACGAAAGGTATTATCCAAAGCCACCCCAAGAAATTCGCCAACAGCGTCAGGTTTCTGATGTGGATTTTGTGCGGGAAGATATTGTCCACTTAGTCAACTCAATGCATAAAGGGGTTGATCGCATTCGCAATTTGTTGATGTCCCTCCAAACTTTTTCGCGCTTAGATGAATCCCAGTTAAAGCGGGCTGATATCCACGCAGGGATCGATAGTACGTTATTGCTCATCCAAAATCGTCTCCAGGCGCACCATGATATTCCAAAAATTCAAGTAATTCGGCAGTATGAGACGACCCCTAGTATTGAGTGTTATCCGAGCCAGCTGAATCAAGTTTTTTTTAATTTATTGCTAAATGCTGTGGATGCGGTCAATGAAGCGCAACGGCGATCGCCCTACCCCTCACCCCAAGAGAAAATAGCGGCTCAACCGATGACGAACTTTGCAAAGCAAAATTATCGTAAGCCCCAAATCAAAATTTCGACCAATGTTTCCCCCGAAGGGGATCATCTCATTATTAAAATTAAAGATAATGGGTTGGGCATTCCGAAGAATATCCAGTCAAAACTATTTGACCCCTTTTTCACCACAAAGCCTGTGGGGCAAGGTACTGGACTGGGTTTGTCCATCAGCTATCAAATTATTGTGCAAAATCATGGCGGCAATTTAAGCTGTCACTCTAGTCCTAATGAAGGTACAGAATTTGTGATTACTTTGCCCGTTAGTCACGTGGCGATCGCCGCATGA
- a CDS encoding Glu/Leu/Phe/Val family dehydrogenase, with amino-acid sequence MSTTLLADASIRLENALKHVNISEDAIERLKYPKTSLMVSIPVRMDNGSLQIFRGYRVRYDDTRGPGKGGVRYHPNVSLDEVQSLAFWMTFKCALLDLPFGGAKGGITVDPKALSKAELERLSRGYIEAIADSIGPDTDILAPDVYTNAMIMGWMMDHYSIMQRKIVPGVVTGKPLSMGGSQGRSTATATGAFHVVNTICAKLGRSPEKTTVAVQGFGNAGAEIAHQLANAGYRVVAVSDSRGGIYAEQGLDIPSIRRYKTENNSGIKAIYCKKTLCNIVEHKVLTNEELLTLDVDILIPAALENQITAANAHQVKAKLIFEVANGPLTSDADSILERHGTMVVPDILTNAGGVTVSHFEWVQNRNGFYWTAAEVHEKLKEKMIRETENVWELAHTKGISMRTAAYAHALNRLGAALDAKGTRNYFVGSSA; translated from the coding sequence ATGTCTACAACATTATTAGCTGATGCCAGTATTCGCCTAGAAAATGCGCTAAAACACGTCAATATTTCCGAAGATGCCATTGAACGCCTGAAATATCCAAAAACGAGCTTAATGGTCTCCATTCCAGTGCGGATGGATAATGGTTCCCTACAAATTTTTCGCGGCTACCGTGTCCGCTACGACGATACACGCGGCCCTGGCAAAGGCGGTGTGCGCTATCACCCTAACGTTTCCCTTGATGAGGTGCAGTCCCTTGCCTTTTGGATGACTTTCAAATGTGCGTTGTTAGATTTGCCATTTGGTGGTGCGAAGGGCGGTATTACCGTTGACCCGAAAGCCTTGTCTAAGGCGGAGTTAGAAAGATTAAGTCGGGGTTATATCGAGGCGATCGCCGACTCCATTGGCCCCGATACCGATATCCTCGCGCCAGATGTCTATACCAATGCCATGATTATGGGCTGGATGATGGATCACTACAGCATTATGCAGCGCAAAATTGTGCCCGGCGTGGTCACAGGTAAACCCCTTTCTATGGGTGGTAGTCAGGGTCGTAGTACCGCCACCGCGACTGGAGCCTTTCACGTTGTAAATACGATTTGTGCGAAATTGGGGCGATCGCCAGAAAAAACCACCGTTGCCGTCCAGGGCTTTGGCAATGCCGGCGCAGAAATTGCCCACCAACTCGCCAATGCAGGTTACCGGGTTGTGGCCGTCAGTGATTCCCGGGGTGGTATTTATGCCGAACAAGGTTTAGACATTCCAAGCATTCGCCGCTATAAAACCGAAAATAATAGTGGCATTAAAGCTATTTATTGCAAAAAGACCCTCTGCAATATTGTGGAACACAAAGTCCTCACCAACGAAGAACTATTAACCCTCGATGTGGATATTCTGATTCCTGCAGCCCTCGAAAACCAAATTACGGCAGCTAATGCCCATCAAGTTAAAGCCAAATTAATTTTTGAAGTGGCCAATGGCCCCCTCACTTCCGATGCCGATAGCATCCTTGAACGTCATGGCACTATGGTTGTCCCCGATATTTTGACCAATGCCGGGGGGGTAACGGTCAGTCATTTTGAATGGGTGCAAAACCGTAATGGCTTCTATTGGACAGCGGCGGAAGTCCATGAAAAACTCAAGGAAAAAATGATTCGCGAGACAGAAAATGTGTGGGAGCTTGCCCACACCAAAGGGATTTCTATGCGTACTGCGGCCTATGCCCATGCTCTAAATCGCCTTGGGGCAGCCCTTGATGCCAAAGGAACCCGTAATTATTTCGTCGGTAGCTCGGCCTAA
- a CDS encoding tRNA-(ms[2]io[6]A)-hydroxylase, protein MMTSTLPRIKFLQEPTRDEWIELALNNLDEVMLDHSHCERKAASVAINMMFRYPSSTELVRELTAIAKEELEHFELVNQWLARKNIPLAPLNAPPYGSKLHKLMRPQEPDRMLDSLLISALIEARSHERLGLIGEYCPEPELAAFYRGLMASEARHYGAYWVLATTYFDTDLVNERLAELAIAESEILSTLHPEPRVHS, encoded by the coding sequence ATGATGACTTCTACTTTGCCTCGCATTAAATTTCTTCAGGAACCCACCCGTGATGAGTGGATTGAGTTGGCATTAAATAATCTTGATGAAGTGATGCTGGATCATTCCCATTGCGAGCGCAAGGCTGCTAGTGTTGCCATTAATATGATGTTTCGCTATCCATCGTCGACGGAGTTGGTGAGGGAGTTGACGGCGATCGCCAAAGAAGAGTTAGAACATTTTGAACTGGTAAATCAGTGGCTGGCACGGAAAAATATTCCCCTCGCACCGCTTAATGCGCCTCCCTATGGCAGTAAATTACATAAGCTAATGCGTCCCCAGGAGCCGGATCGAATGTTAGATTCTCTCCTGATTTCAGCATTAATCGAAGCGCGATCCCATGAAAGATTAGGGTTAATTGGTGAGTATTGTCCTGAGCCGGAACTGGCGGCTTTTTATCGGGGACTAATGGCATCGGAAGCAAGACATTATGGTGCCTATTGGGTACTCGCCACGACCTACTTCGATACTGATTTGGTTAATGAGCGTTTGGCAGAGTTGGCGATCGCCGAAAGTGAAATTTTGTCGACACTACACCCAGAACCTCGTGTCCATAGCTGA